A single region of the Glycine max cultivar Williams 82 chromosome 20, Glycine_max_v4.0, whole genome shotgun sequence genome encodes:
- the LOC100812197 gene encoding L-ascorbate oxidase homolog: MAFLDVRKKIMGRVWTWTMALMLCLMAASVRSEDPYIYYTWKVTYGTIAPMGVPQQGILINGQFPGPEINSTSNNNVVINVFNNLDEPLLFTWHGVQHRKNSWQDGTLGVQCPIAPGTNYTYHFQVKDQIGTYFYYPTTGLQRAIGGFGGLRIFSRLLIPVPYADPADEYWVLIGDWFGKSHTALKQKLDSGRSIGRPVGVHINGKNGGLEPLYTMEPGKTYKYRICNVGLKDSLNFRIQGHPLKLVETEGSHVVQNNYDSLDVHVGQCYTVLVTADQEPKDYFMVASTRFTKKVLTATRVIRYSNGVGPASGGLPPAPQGWAWSINQFRSFRWNLTASAARPNPQGSYHYGQINITRTIKLVNTVSRANGKLRYGLNGVSHVDTQTPLKLAEYYGVADKVFKYNLISDSPDTAFPDLTVAPNVINATFRDFIEVIFENPGKVIQSYNLDGYSFFALAVEPGKWTPEKRKNYNLLDAISRHTIQVFPNSWAAIMLTFDNAGMWNLRSEMAENRYLGQQLYVSVLSPNRSLRDEYNLPETQLLCGIVKDMPKPPPYSS, from the exons atggcatTTCTTGACGTACGGAAAAAAATAATGGGTAGGGTTTGGACTTGGACGATGGCACTGATGCTTTGCCTGATGGCAGCATCGGTTAGGAGCGAGGACCCTTATATTTACTACACATGGAAAGTGACATATGGTACCATTGCCCCTATGGGTGTTCCCCAGCAGGGTATCCTGATCAATGGCCAGTTCCCCGGCCCTGAAATCAACTCCACCAGCAACAACAATGTTGTCATCAATGTCTTCAACAACCTCGACGAGCCCCTCTTGTTCACATGGCATGGTGTCCAACACAGGAAGAACTCCTGGCAAGATGGTACATTGGGTGTCCAGTGCCCCATTGCCCCAGGAACCAATTATACCTATCACTTTCAG GTTAAGGATCAAATTGGAACTTATTTCTACTACCCGACCACCGGCTTGCAACGCGCAATCGGTGGATTCGGGGGTTTGAGGATCTTCAGTCGTCTGTTGATTCCAGTGCCCTATGCCGATCCCGCCGATGAGTATTGGGTGCTCATCGGCGACTGGTTCGGCAAGAGCCACACTGCCTTGAAACAGAAGTTGGATAGCGGGCGCAGCATCGGCAGGCCCGTTGGGGTCCACATTAACGGCAAGAATGGTGGGCTTGAGCCCCTTTACACCATGGAGCCCGGGAAGACTTACAAGTACAGAATCTGCAATGTTGGGCTCAAAGACTCCCTCAACTTCAGGATCCAAGGCCACCCCTTGAAGCTCGTTGAGACCGAAGGGTCCCACGTGGTTCAAAACAACTACGACTCCCTCGACGTCCACGTCGGACAGTGCTACACTGTCCTCGTGACCGCCGACCAGGAGCCCAAGGACTACTTCATGGTCGCCTCCACGCGCTTCACGAAGAAGGTTCTCACCGCCACGCGCGTGATTCGTTACTCGAATGGCGTGGGGCCCGCATCCGGCGGGCTTCCACCCGCACCCCAAGGCTGGGCTTGGTCTATTAACCAATTCCGCTCCTTCCGTTGGAACCTAACCGCTAGTGCTGCCAGGCCCAACCCTCAGGGCTCATACCACTACGGTCAAATTAACATCACCCGCACCATCAAGTTGGTCAACACCGTTAGCAGGGCCAACGGCAAGCTCCGTTATGGACTCAATGGCGTCTCCCACGTCGACACCCAAACACCTCTCAAGCTTGCCGAGTACTATGGCGTCGCCGATAAGGTCTTCAAGTACAATCTCATCTCCGACTCCCCCGACACCGCCTTCCCTGACCTCACCGTCGCTCCCAACGTCATCAACGCCACCTTCCGTGACTTCATCGAAGTCATCTTCGAGAACCCTGGCAAGGTCATTCAGTCCTACAACCTTGACGGCTATTCTTTCTTCGCTCTCGC GGTTGAGCCAGGGAAGTGGACCCCAGAGAAGAGGAAGAACTACAACCTTCTTGATGCTATAAGCAGGCACACCATTCAAGTGTTCCCTAACTCTTGGGCAGCAATCATGTTAACCTTTGACAACGCTGGAATGTGGAACTTGAGGTCGGAGATGGCAGAGAATCGTTACCTGGGACAACAGTTGTACGTGAGTGTCTTGTCTCCAAACAGGTCTCTAAGGGATGAGTACAACCTCCCAGAGACCCAGCTTCTATGCGGAATTGTCAAGGATATGCCTAAGCCACCACCTTACTCCAGTTAA